A window from Salvia miltiorrhiza cultivar Shanhuang (shh) chromosome 2, IMPLAD_Smil_shh, whole genome shotgun sequence encodes these proteins:
- the LOC131011810 gene encoding UDP-sugar pyrophosphorylase, whose translation MATAAAAALSKLSIDDLASAAPNLHKNLSLLSPEQVELAKMLLDLNQAHLFEHWPEPGVDDDDKRAFFEQVSRLNASYPGGLASYIKTARELLADSKAGKNPYDGFSPSVPSGEILTFGDENFIQFENAGVREARKAAFVLVAGGLGERLGYNGIKVALPLESTTGTCFLQHYIESILALQEASCRLGEGEGPTEIPLAIMTSDDTHSRTTKLLETNDYFGMKPSQVKLLKQEKVACLDDNDARLAVDPNNKFKIQTKPHGHGDVHSLLYSTGLLKEWHAAGRKWVLFFQDTNGLLFKAIPSALGVSSIKEYHVNSLAVPRKAKEAIGGITRLTHEDGRSMVINVEYNQLDPLLRASGYPDGDVNNETGYSPFPGNINQLIFEIGPYLEELSKTGGSIKEFVNPKYKDSTKTAFKSSTRLECMMQDYPKTLPPSARVGFTVMEAWLAYAPVKNNPEDAAKVPKGNPYHSATSGEMAIYRANSLILRKAGVKVDDPVQDVFNGQEVDVWPRITWRPKWGLTFSDIKSKVNGNCSITGRSTIAIKGQSIFLQDLALDGALVIDAVDGAEVKVGGNVHNVGWTLEKVDFKDTSVPEEVRIRGFKIIKQEQLEKTYKEPGKYSLSA comes from the exons ATGGCCACCGCTGCCGCGGCCGCGCTTTCCAAACTCTCCATAGATGATTTGGCCTCCGCCGCCCCCAATCTCCACAAAAATCTCTCCCTCCTCTCGCCTGAACAG GTGGAGTTGGCGAAGATGCTGTTGGATTTGAATCAGGCTCACTTGTTCGAGCATTGGCCCGAGCCCGGGGTTGACGATGATGACAAGCGTGCGTTCTTCGAACAG GTTTCTCGTCTTAATGCAAGTTACCCTGGTGGCCTAGCCTCTTACATCAAAACTGCTCGGGAACTTTTGGCAGATTCGAAAGCTGGAAAGAACCCCTATGATGGATTTTCTCCTTCA GTACCATCAGGGGAAATTTTGACTTTCggtgatgaaaatttcattcaATTTGAGAACGCGGGTGTCCGCGAGGCAAGGAAGGCTGCATTTGTCCTTGTTGCTGGGGGCCTTGGAGAGCGTCTTGGCTACAATGGTATAAAG GTGGCTCTGCCGTTAGAATCTACTACAGGGACATGTTTCTTACAGCACTACATTGAATCTATTCTTGCCTTGCAAGAGGCGAGCTGTAGGCTAGGTGAAG GTGAAGGACCAACTGAAATTCCTTTGGCCATTATGACATCTGATGATACTCATTCACGTACTACAAAGCTTTTAGAGACGAATGATTATTTTGGGATGAAACCCTCACAAGTAAAATTGCTGAAGCAG GAGAAAGTTGCTTGTTTAGATGATAATGATGCTAGGCTGGCTGTGGATCCAAATAATAAGTTCAAAATCCAG ACAAAGCCTCATGGTCATGGTGATGTTCATTCACTTCTCTATTCTACTGGTCTCCTTAAAGAATG GCACGCTGCTGGACGGAAATGGGTTTTGTTTTTCCAAGATACTAATGGTCTTCTTTTCAAG GCAATTCCATCTGCATTGGGTGTGAGTTCCATCAAAGAGTACCATGTTAATTCTCTTGCAGTTCCCCGGAAGGCTAAGGAAGCTATTGGAGGAATTACTAGGCTCACCCATGAAGATG GGAGGTCAATGGTGATCAATGTGGAATACAATCAACTTGATCCATTGCTGAGAGCTTCAGGGTATCCTGATGGTGATGTGAACAATGAAACAGGATATTCTCCATTTCCAGGCAACATAAACCAA TTGATTTTTGAAATTGGCCCTTATCTGGAAGAACTTTCGAAAACAGGTGGTTCTATCAAGGAGTTTGTTAATCCAAA ATACAAAGATTCTACTAAAACTGCTTTCAAATCATCTACTCGGCTTGAATGTATGATGCAAGATTATCCTAAAACACTGCCACCTTCAGCTAGAGTTGGATTTACT GTAATGGAAGCTTGGCTTGCTTATGCACCTGTCAAGAATAATCCTGAGGATGCGGCTAAG GTACCTAAAGGCAATCCATATCACAGTGCTACTTCTGGAGAGATGGCTATATATAGGGCAAACAGCCTTATTTTGAGAAAG GCTGGCGTCAAGGTAGATGATCCAGTTCAAGATGTATTCAACGGGCAGGAGGTGGACGTATGGCCTCGTATTACATGGAGACCTAAATGGGGGCTTACATTCTCAGATATCAAAAGCAAAGTCAACGGAAACTGTTCCATTACAGGAAGATCTACCATTGCCATAAAGGGCCAAAGCATCTTTCTCCAGGATCTTGCCTTGGATGGAGCTCTAGTTATCGATGCTGTTGATGGTGCTGAG GTTAAAGTGGGAGGTAATGTCCACAACGTGGGATGGACCCTTGAAAAAGTCGATTTCAAGGATACTTCAGTGCCTGAAGAAGTGAGGATCAGAGGTTTCAAAATTATCAAACAGGAGCAGTTGGAGAAAACATACAAAGAGCCCGGAAAGTATTCATTAAGCGCCTGA